The following proteins are co-located in the Streptomyces bottropensis ATCC 25435 genome:
- a CDS encoding sugar ABC transporter ATP-binding protein, protein MHDAHDTSAQPVPPGGPEPLVRVRGLTKRFGATLALAGVDLDVHAGSVLALLGPNGAGKSTLIKILAGVHRADAGQVTVDGQPLASRTASPHLAFIHQDLGLVEWMTVAENIALSTGYARRAGLISWRRTREGCTEALALVGGHLDPDAPIARLAPAERSLVAIARALATRAKLIVLDEPTARLPAADCARLFGILHTLRDRGHGILYVSHRLDEVYEVADTFAVLRDGRLVSHGSTADHSPLRLVREITGEEPAAHRPAPARAHPRRACAPGAPPVLALDGVRTPGAGPVDLELRAGEALGLVGLSGAGHMDLGRALAGARPLLGGQVLLDGGPYRPRTVADAVRRGVALVPGDRQREGWLPGLTVRENLLANPRAGDGPAPRWIGPRRERATAAALVERFSVRPRDTEAPIAVLSGGNQQKVMIGRWLRTGLRLLILEEPTASVDIGAKAAVHRLLAEAQADGLAVLLISTDFEEVAGVCERALVLVRGAVTAELTGAALTVAALTRAASAMPPAGTATAP, encoded by the coding sequence GTGCACGACGCTCACGACACCTCTGCGCAGCCGGTCCCGCCCGGCGGGCCCGAACCACTGGTCCGCGTCCGGGGCCTCACCAAGCGCTTCGGCGCCACCCTCGCCCTGGCCGGCGTCGACCTCGACGTGCACGCCGGCAGCGTCCTCGCGCTCCTCGGCCCCAACGGAGCCGGAAAGTCCACCCTCATCAAGATCCTCGCCGGCGTCCACCGAGCCGACGCGGGCCAGGTCACCGTGGACGGACAGCCGCTCGCGAGCCGCACCGCCTCCCCCCACCTCGCCTTCATCCACCAGGACCTCGGCCTCGTCGAGTGGATGACGGTCGCCGAGAACATCGCCCTGAGCACCGGATACGCGCGCCGCGCCGGACTGATCTCCTGGCGACGCACCCGGGAGGGCTGCACCGAGGCGCTCGCCCTCGTCGGCGGACACCTCGACCCCGACGCGCCGATCGCCCGGCTCGCCCCCGCCGAGCGGTCCCTGGTCGCCATCGCCCGCGCCCTGGCCACCCGGGCGAAGCTCATCGTCCTCGACGAACCGACCGCCCGCCTGCCCGCCGCGGACTGCGCCCGCCTCTTCGGCATCCTGCACACCCTGCGCGACCGGGGCCACGGCATCCTCTACGTCAGCCACCGCCTCGACGAGGTCTACGAGGTCGCCGACACCTTCGCCGTCCTGCGCGACGGCCGCCTCGTCAGCCACGGTTCGACGGCGGACCACAGCCCCCTGCGCCTGGTGCGCGAGATCACCGGCGAGGAACCGGCCGCCCACCGTCCCGCACCTGCCCGGGCCCACCCGCGCCGTGCCTGCGCCCCGGGCGCCCCGCCGGTCCTGGCCCTCGACGGCGTGAGGACCCCCGGTGCGGGGCCGGTCGACCTGGAGCTGAGAGCGGGAGAGGCCCTCGGCCTGGTCGGTCTGTCGGGTGCCGGGCACATGGACCTCGGCCGGGCCCTCGCCGGCGCCCGGCCCCTCCTCGGGGGACAGGTCCTCCTCGACGGCGGCCCCTACCGCCCCCGCACCGTCGCCGACGCCGTCCGACGCGGGGTCGCCCTCGTCCCCGGCGACCGGCAGCGCGAGGGCTGGCTCCCCGGACTGACCGTGCGGGAGAACCTGCTGGCCAACCCCCGCGCCGGAGACGGGCCGGCGCCCCGCTGGATCGGCCCCCGCCGTGAACGCGCCACGGCCGCCGCGCTCGTCGAACGGTTCTCGGTGCGGCCGCGCGACACCGAGGCCCCCATCGCCGTCCTGTCCGGCGGGAACCAGCAGAAGGTCATGATCGGCCGCTGGCTGCGGACCGGTCTGCGCCTGCTGATCCTGGAGGAACCCACGGCGAGCGTGGACATCGGCGCCAAGGCGGCCGTCCACCGGCTGCTCGCCGAGGCACAGGCCGACGGCCTCGCGGTCCTCCTCATCTCCACCGACTTCGAGGAGGTGGCGGGCGTGTGCGAGCGGGCCCTGGTCCTCGTCCGCGGAGCCGTGACCGCCGAACTGACCGGGGCGGCCCTCACGGTCGCGGCCCTCACCCGGGCCGCCTCGGCCATGCCCCCCGCCGGAACCGCGACGGCCCCATGA
- a CDS encoding ABC transporter permease has product MTAPPSPSAPRPRRPPTPRGPAPGTRTGGQLVGAYGLLGLTALLVLFFSLTLPRTFPTLDTVDSILSTQSIPAVLALAAMVPIVTGAFDLSIGYGLGLAHVMVLYLIVDAGWPWPLACLAVTVGGTVVGVLNGVIVEFGRIDSFIATLGTGSMMYAVTGWVTDGSRIVPGPQGLPPAFTDLYTSTFLGLPVPAFYVLGLTVVLWLVLERLPVGRYLYVVGSNPRAADLVGIPVRRYTVCAFAASGLIVGLAGVLLAAQQQIGNPSVGLDYLLPAFVGALLGSTAIRPGRPNALGTLVAVTVLAVGLTGIAQMGADFWTVPLFHGGTLLLAVGLAGYAARRRMHTGVLAARDAPVDPAEPPPGGIP; this is encoded by the coding sequence ATGACCGCCCCGCCCTCCCCGTCCGCACCGCGCCCCCGCCGCCCGCCCACGCCGAGGGGGCCCGCCCCCGGCACCCGTACGGGCGGGCAACTCGTCGGCGCCTACGGCCTCCTGGGCCTGACCGCCCTGCTCGTCCTGTTCTTCTCCCTGACCCTGCCGCGCACCTTCCCCACCCTGGACACCGTCGACTCGATCCTCTCCACCCAGTCGATCCCGGCCGTCCTCGCGCTGGCCGCCATGGTCCCCATCGTGACCGGCGCGTTCGACCTGTCCATCGGCTACGGTCTCGGCCTGGCGCACGTCATGGTGCTGTACCTGATCGTCGACGCCGGCTGGCCCTGGCCGCTCGCCTGCCTCGCCGTGACCGTCGGCGGGACGGTCGTGGGCGTCCTCAACGGCGTCATCGTCGAGTTCGGCCGCATCGACTCCTTCATCGCCACCCTCGGGACCGGCAGCATGATGTACGCCGTGACCGGCTGGGTCACCGACGGCAGCCGGATCGTCCCCGGCCCCCAGGGCCTCCCGCCCGCCTTCACCGACCTCTACACCTCCACGTTCCTCGGCCTCCCGGTCCCCGCCTTCTACGTGCTGGGGCTCACCGTCGTCCTCTGGCTGGTGCTGGAACGGCTCCCGGTCGGCCGCTACCTGTACGTCGTCGGGTCCAACCCGCGCGCCGCCGACCTCGTCGGCATCCCCGTCCGCAGGTACACCGTCTGCGCCTTCGCCGCGTCCGGCCTGATCGTCGGCCTCGCCGGGGTACTGCTCGCGGCCCAGCAGCAGATCGGCAATCCGAGCGTCGGCCTCGACTACCTGCTGCCCGCCTTCGTCGGCGCCCTCCTCGGCTCCACCGCGATCAGACCCGGCCGTCCCAACGCCCTGGGCACCCTCGTCGCCGTCACCGTCCTCGCCGTCGGCCTCACCGGCATCGCCCAGATGGGCGCCGACTTCTGGACGGTGCCCCTGTTCCACGGCGGCACCCTGCTCCTCGCCGTCGGCCTCGCCGGATACGCCGCCCGCCGCCGCATGCACACCGGCGTCCTCGCGGCCCGCGACGCACCCGTCGACCCGGCGGAACCGCCGCCGGGCGGTATCCCATGA
- a CDS encoding substrate-binding domain-containing protein, with product MHHRSKTAAGARGARCAATALLTVTTVLLAGCERGSSSDPETSASGPNGCPKVHAEARAAVGRAERTDIPWNGPTSGPEAVSGRTIVYVAQTMTNPGVAGAADGVRQAARVIGWNVRVIDGGGTPAGIQAAMSEAVTLRPSGIVVGGFDPGATSRQIARAERAGIPVIGWHAVAAPGPSRRPALFTNITTQVEDVARISAQWVVSTSDGDAGVVILTDASIPFAKNKSDLIRAELATCAGVKLLSYVNIPIPDASSRTPREVASLLSRFQDRWTHSVAINDLYFADAAPAFRAAGKDGSGPPFNIGAGDGDPSAFQRVDSGQYQAATVPEPLTLQGWQIVDEFNRAFSGRPASGYVAPVHISTADNSEGATSWDPSGYREGYRKIWGR from the coding sequence GTGCACCACAGAAGCAAGACCGCCGCCGGTGCCCGCGGAGCCCGGTGCGCGGCCACCGCGCTGCTGACGGTGACGACCGTCCTGCTCGCCGGCTGCGAACGCGGATCGTCGAGCGATCCGGAGACCTCCGCCTCGGGCCCCAACGGCTGCCCGAAGGTCCATGCCGAGGCCCGGGCCGCCGTCGGCCGGGCGGAGCGGACCGACATCCCCTGGAACGGCCCGACCTCCGGCCCCGAGGCCGTGAGCGGCAGAACCATCGTGTACGTCGCCCAGACCATGACCAACCCCGGAGTCGCGGGTGCCGCCGACGGCGTCCGGCAAGCCGCGCGGGTCATCGGCTGGAACGTCCGGGTCATCGACGGCGGTGGCACCCCCGCCGGTATCCAGGCGGCGATGAGCGAGGCGGTGACGCTGCGCCCCTCGGGCATCGTCGTCGGCGGCTTCGACCCCGGCGCGACCTCGCGGCAGATCGCCCGTGCCGAGCGGGCGGGCATCCCCGTCATCGGCTGGCACGCGGTCGCCGCACCCGGCCCCAGCAGGCGCCCCGCCCTCTTCACCAACATCACCACCCAGGTGGAGGATGTCGCCAGGATCAGCGCGCAGTGGGTCGTCTCGACCTCCGACGGCGACGCCGGGGTCGTGATCCTCACCGACGCCTCCATCCCCTTCGCCAAGAACAAGTCCGACCTGATCAGAGCCGAACTCGCCACCTGCGCGGGCGTGAAGCTCCTGTCGTACGTGAACATCCCGATCCCCGACGCGAGCAGCCGCACCCCCCGCGAGGTGGCCTCGCTCCTGTCCCGCTTCCAGGACCGGTGGACCCACTCCGTCGCCATCAACGACCTGTACTTCGCCGACGCCGCGCCCGCCTTCCGCGCGGCCGGCAAGGACGGCTCGGGTCCGCCCTTCAACATCGGCGCCGGGGACGGCGACCCCTCCGCCTTCCAGCGCGTCGACAGCGGCCAGTACCAGGCGGCCACCGTCCCCGAACCGCTCACCCTGCAGGGCTGGCAGATCGTCGACGAGTTCAACCGCGCCTTCTCGGGCCGCCCGGCCAGCGGCTATGTGGCTCCCGTCCACATCAGCACGGCTGACAACAGCGAAGGTGCCACGAGCTGGGACCCGTCGGGCTACCGGGAGGGGTACCGGAAGATCTGGGGCAGGTGA
- a CDS encoding PP2C family protein-serine/threonine phosphatase translates to MREPHIDYAEVFRALPGMVALLTPDLVYVDANDDFLRLAGRSREQLLGRYIFDVFPENPNEPAAAGMRETRESMLRAVVTGERDTMALLRYDIEDAERPGSWQEHYWSPVNAPVIGPDGKVALIVHRVEEVTELLRARGGPGGAGRAQVLEAELYTRARELQEVNERLRTAHAHEREVALALQAAMLPPPGPTGQHDAAVRYRPAIGALNVCGDWYDLVGLPGEGLAVAVGDVVGHGLAAACAMGQLRSALSGATRLSDGPAQALEALDLYARSVEGAESTTVVTTFIDWDSHTITYSCAGHPPPALMHPDGTVTFLDHATDPPLAARPTHAARPEARTSFVEDSTLVLYTDGLIERRTEDIDTGLRRLADSLTHHREHDPETLADALLADLLPPSGNTDDTALIVLRL, encoded by the coding sequence ATGAGGGAACCGCATATCGACTATGCGGAGGTCTTCCGGGCCCTGCCCGGCATGGTGGCGCTGCTCACCCCCGATCTCGTGTACGTCGACGCCAACGACGACTTCCTGCGGCTCGCCGGGCGCTCCCGCGAGCAGCTGCTGGGCCGCTACATCTTCGACGTCTTCCCCGAGAACCCGAACGAACCGGCCGCGGCCGGCATGCGGGAGACCCGCGAGTCGATGCTGCGCGCGGTGGTCACCGGCGAGCGCGACACGATGGCGCTGCTCCGCTACGACATCGAGGACGCCGAGCGCCCCGGCTCCTGGCAGGAGCACTACTGGAGTCCGGTCAACGCACCCGTGATCGGCCCCGACGGGAAGGTGGCCCTGATCGTCCACCGGGTGGAGGAGGTCACCGAACTCCTCCGCGCCCGCGGCGGCCCCGGAGGCGCCGGCCGGGCCCAGGTGCTGGAGGCCGAGCTGTACACCCGCGCCCGGGAACTGCAGGAGGTCAACGAACGGCTGCGCACGGCCCACGCCCACGAACGCGAGGTGGCCCTGGCCCTGCAGGCCGCGATGCTGCCCCCGCCCGGCCCGACCGGACAGCACGACGCGGCCGTACGGTACCGGCCGGCCATCGGCGCGCTGAACGTGTGCGGCGACTGGTACGACCTGGTCGGCCTGCCCGGGGAGGGTCTCGCGGTGGCCGTGGGGGACGTCGTCGGCCACGGTCTGGCCGCCGCCTGCGCCATGGGGCAGCTGCGCAGCGCCCTGAGCGGGGCCACCCGTCTCTCCGACGGTCCGGCGCAGGCGCTGGAGGCCCTCGACCTCTACGCCCGCTCCGTCGAGGGCGCCGAGTCGACCACCGTGGTGACGACCTTCATCGACTGGGACAGCCACACCATCACCTACAGCTGCGCGGGCCACCCCCCGCCCGCCCTCATGCACCCCGACGGCACCGTCACCTTCCTCGACCACGCCACCGACCCGCCGCTCGCCGCCCGGCCCACCCACGCCGCCCGGCCCGAGGCCCGCACGTCCTTCGTCGAGGACTCCACCCTGGTCCTCTACACGGACGGGCTGATCGAGCGCCGCACCGAGGACATCGACACGGGCCTGCGGCGCCTCGCCGACTCCCTGACCCACCACCGCGAGCACGACCCCGAGACCCTGGCCGACGCCCTGCTGGCGGATCTCCTCCCGCCCTCCGGCAACACTGACGACACGGCACTGATCGTCCTGCGTCTGTGA
- a CDS encoding FAD-binding protein → MSHKEHSALNRRQFLARFGAGTVALVAGFDLIARQWVPEAAAAENSAFATVPPLDGTLVFDAASLAANAHDQGNIVFLRPCAVLRPGSVQDIRKMVGFCADHGIEVAPAGAHHAMFGQPLVSGGLVIEMRSLDTIHSIGTDGADVDAGVLWQDLIEAAYERGLTPASVTSYLGTTVGGTLSMGGIGMMSAYRAGAQVDHADRLQVVTGDGRLRWCSGTQDTDLFEAALAGLGQCGVITRATVDLVPAKRLARTYRIGYQDIPTFFRDVRVLANRGEFDSLGSIPQPGTAQPLTLWATVFHNPGDAPDTSHLLRGLSPAAATAAFEDSPYLDYISLVTTMYDSFAANLDWDAKVKPWSDLFLPDDAVEEYVASVFSSLTAQDLGPTGFGLIFPMLRSSYRRPLLRLPSDAGGPWVWLVSVLTDAARSGPDPDFAARMMDRNYRFYQDAAAVGGVRYPHGACAFTAADWRAHYGSMWPRFSEWKQRYDPCGILTPGPGIF, encoded by the coding sequence ATGTCGCACAAAGAACACAGTGCCCTCAATAGGCGTCAGTTCCTGGCTCGGTTCGGAGCCGGGACGGTGGCCCTCGTGGCCGGCTTCGACCTGATCGCCCGGCAGTGGGTGCCCGAGGCGGCGGCAGCGGAGAACTCCGCGTTCGCCACCGTGCCCCCGCTCGACGGCACCCTCGTCTTCGACGCCGCGTCCCTCGCGGCCAATGCGCACGACCAGGGCAACATCGTGTTCCTCAGACCGTGCGCGGTACTCCGGCCGGGTTCCGTGCAGGACATCCGTAAGATGGTCGGCTTCTGCGCCGACCACGGCATCGAGGTCGCGCCGGCCGGCGCGCACCACGCCATGTTCGGCCAGCCGCTCGTGAGCGGTGGCCTGGTCATCGAGATGCGGTCGCTGGACACCATCCACTCCATCGGCACGGACGGCGCCGACGTCGACGCCGGTGTGCTGTGGCAGGACCTGATCGAGGCCGCGTACGAGCGGGGCCTCACCCCGGCGTCGGTCACCAGCTACCTGGGCACGACGGTCGGCGGGACCCTGTCCATGGGCGGCATCGGGATGATGTCGGCCTACCGGGCCGGCGCCCAGGTCGACCACGCCGATCGGCTGCAGGTGGTCACGGGCGACGGCCGGCTGCGGTGGTGCTCCGGCACGCAGGACACCGACCTGTTCGAGGCGGCGCTCGCCGGGCTCGGCCAGTGCGGAGTGATCACACGGGCCACCGTCGACCTCGTGCCGGCCAAACGGCTGGCCCGCACGTACCGGATCGGGTACCAGGACATCCCGACGTTCTTCCGGGACGTCCGCGTCCTGGCGAACCGGGGCGAGTTCGACTCCCTCGGCAGCATCCCCCAGCCGGGCACCGCGCAGCCCCTGACACTGTGGGCCACCGTCTTCCACAACCCCGGGGACGCACCCGACACGTCCCACCTGCTGCGCGGTCTCAGCCCCGCCGCGGCCACGGCGGCCTTCGAGGACTCCCCCTACCTCGACTACATCTCCTTGGTCACCACCATGTACGACTCCTTCGCGGCGAACCTGGACTGGGACGCGAAGGTCAAGCCCTGGTCGGACCTGTTCCTGCCGGACGACGCCGTCGAGGAGTACGTCGCGTCGGTGTTCTCGTCGCTGACCGCGCAGGACCTGGGCCCGACCGGCTTCGGGCTGATCTTCCCGATGCTGCGTTCGAGCTACCGCCGACCGCTGCTGCGGCTGCCCAGCGATGCGGGCGGGCCCTGGGTCTGGCTGGTCAGCGTGCTGACCGACGCCGCGCGCTCCGGCCCCGACCCCGACTTCGCGGCACGGATGATGGACCGCAACTACCGCTTCTACCAGGACGCGGCGGCCGTGGGCGGGGTGCGCTACCCGCACGGCGCGTGCGCGTTCACCGCGGCCGACTGGCGGGCGCACTACGGCTCGATGTGGCCACGGTTCTCCGAGTGGAAGCAGCGCTACGACCCGTGCGGGATCCTGACCCCCGGCCCGGGCATCTTCTGA
- a CDS encoding ATP-binding protein yields the protein MTQYIQNSALWALLVVTLVAAILIVRQRRAARTLRQEIAGLKNHYGELESQYTESVRTAQQEAEGETRTALKSAMRTLQGLAAEQQRIISGLQRKYGDSVMLQDLLEIDHMNAQFGRRAQSIAVLCEGWLGRHRDVASVYDVVRSAQGRIRHFQRAHILSKVDFGVTSRAVEPVALALAELLDNATSYSSPDTVVEINVRSVPKGVCIIVDDAGVGMNEEEKARAEKLLTSERATGVSGLGNPPQFGFAVIGVLCERFGFTVSVDSTSPYGGVRAVVLLPDDLLTDMPVPKQPAASVESVAPREEPPAVESRPSAYEPAPEPALPLGTTEDGLPKRRRKRPMALVSTGPSAAPAAPKRRSEETAAIMAAFKQGTDAGRATHPEGERPGGTRDASSEGHEVQ from the coding sequence ATGACGCAATACATACAAAACTCGGCGCTGTGGGCACTCCTTGTCGTAACCCTTGTCGCCGCCATCCTCATCGTTCGTCAGCGACGGGCGGCGCGGACATTACGGCAGGAGATCGCAGGGCTCAAGAACCACTACGGTGAGCTGGAGAGCCAATACACGGAGTCCGTCCGCACGGCCCAGCAGGAAGCCGAAGGCGAGACGAGGACCGCGCTGAAGTCCGCCATGCGGACCCTGCAGGGCCTCGCCGCCGAACAGCAGCGCATCATCTCCGGACTGCAGCGCAAGTACGGTGACTCCGTCATGCTCCAGGACCTCCTGGAGATCGACCACATGAACGCGCAGTTCGGCCGACGGGCCCAGTCCATCGCCGTCCTGTGCGAGGGCTGGCTCGGCCGGCACCGCGACGTCGCCTCGGTCTACGACGTGGTCCGCAGCGCCCAGGGCAGGATCCGCCACTTCCAGCGGGCGCACATCCTGTCCAAGGTCGACTTCGGTGTCACCAGCCGGGCCGTCGAACCGGTGGCACTGGCCCTCGCGGAACTGCTCGACAACGCGACCAGCTACTCCAGCCCGGACACCGTGGTCGAGATCAACGTCCGTTCCGTACCCAAGGGCGTCTGCATCATCGTCGACGACGCGGGTGTCGGCATGAACGAGGAGGAGAAGGCCAGGGCCGAGAAGCTCCTGACGAGCGAGCGGGCCACGGGCGTCTCCGGACTGGGCAACCCTCCGCAGTTCGGCTTCGCGGTGATCGGCGTGCTCTGCGAGCGGTTCGGCTTCACCGTGTCGGTGGACTCCACCTCCCCCTACGGCGGCGTGCGGGCGGTCGTGCTGCTGCCCGACGACCTGCTCACCGACATGCCGGTGCCCAAGCAGCCGGCCGCGTCGGTGGAGTCGGTCGCGCCGAGGGAGGAGCCGCCGGCCGTCGAGTCGCGCCCCTCGGCGTACGAGCCGGCCCCCGAGCCCGCGCTGCCCCTCGGCACGACCGAGGACGGCCTGCCCAAGCGGCGGCGCAAGCGGCCGATGGCCCTGGTCTCGACCGGTCCGTCCGCCGCCCCGGCCGCCCCCAAGCGCCGCAGTGAGGAGACGGCAGCCATCATGGCCGCCTTCAAGCAGGGCACGGACGCCGGCCGCGCCACACATCCGGAGGGGGAGCGGCCGGGCGGAACCCGTGACGCGAGCAGTGAAGGGCACGAGGTCCAATGA
- a CDS encoding roadblock/LC7 domain-containing protein has translation MNNDLSWMLDSALEIPGALHAVLVSSDGLLRARSKDVDKDDADKAAAAMSGMQSLSRSLAFFCSRSDLRWQQTLVEFDGGWIFLISAGDGAYLAVSASSDVDMADITFRMQQLVGQLGKVMTAPPRESSVVRP, from the coding sequence ATGAACAACGATCTTTCCTGGATGCTTGACAGCGCCTTGGAGATCCCCGGAGCCCTCCACGCGGTTCTGGTCTCCTCCGACGGGCTGCTGAGGGCACGCTCGAAGGACGTGGACAAGGACGACGCCGACAAGGCCGCCGCCGCGATGAGCGGCATGCAGTCGCTCAGCCGGTCCCTGGCGTTCTTCTGCTCCCGCTCGGACCTGCGCTGGCAGCAGACCCTCGTCGAGTTCGACGGCGGCTGGATCTTCCTCATCTCCGCCGGCGACGGCGCCTACCTCGCCGTGTCGGCCTCCTCCGACGTCGACATGGCCGACATCACCTTCCGCATGCAGCAACTCGTCGGACAACTGGGCAAGGTCATGACCGCCCCGCCCCGGGAGAGCAGCGTGGTACGGCCATGA
- a CDS encoding DUF742 domain-containing protein yields MTDSDRHEHEAAELVRPYVITGGRSLPGESQFSLITLVTAVVDQQQRPARLSPEEQNLLGMCVGGYLSVAEISGHLHLPVGVVKILLAALSEAGYLVTRPPATRAPVANLQILEEVLHGLQSKFG; encoded by the coding sequence ATGACCGATTCCGACAGGCACGAGCACGAAGCCGCCGAATTAGTACGTCCGTACGTCATCACCGGCGGCCGCAGCCTTCCCGGCGAGAGCCAGTTCTCCCTCATCACGCTGGTCACGGCGGTCGTCGACCAGCAGCAGCGGCCTGCCCGCCTCTCACCCGAGGAGCAGAACCTGCTGGGGATGTGCGTCGGCGGTTACCTCTCCGTCGCCGAGATCTCCGGACACCTGCACCTTCCTGTGGGGGTCGTGAAGATCCTGCTGGCGGCCCTCTCCGAGGCCGGCTACCTCGTCACCCGCCCGCCGGCGACCCGTGCGCCCGTCGCCAACCTGCAGATCCTCGAGGAGGTGCTCCATGGTCTCCAGTCCAAGTTTGGATGA
- a CDS encoding GTP-binding protein: MVSSPSLDERAYVPGGETQTAVKILVVGHFAVGKTTFIGSISEISPLSTEETMTQAGEAIDDLKGVQGKTTTTVAMDFGRLTVSDRVVLYLFGTPGQQRFVQMWEDMARGALGALVLVDPERLADSFAVIDLIEQYGLDYAIAVNHFDGTSIRDARALREALDLLDDTPIVTCDARDERSSAEALITLVRYLMDRAR; the protein is encoded by the coding sequence ATGGTCTCCAGTCCAAGTTTGGATGAGCGGGCCTACGTCCCCGGCGGAGAGACGCAGACCGCCGTGAAGATCCTGGTCGTCGGGCACTTCGCGGTGGGCAAGACCACGTTCATCGGGTCGATCTCCGAGATCTCGCCGCTCTCCACCGAGGAGACGATGACCCAGGCCGGCGAGGCGATCGACGACCTCAAGGGCGTCCAGGGCAAGACCACCACCACGGTCGCCATGGACTTCGGCCGCCTCACCGTCAGCGACCGTGTGGTGCTGTACCTCTTCGGCACGCCCGGCCAGCAGCGCTTCGTGCAGATGTGGGAGGACATGGCACGCGGCGCCCTCGGGGCGCTCGTGCTCGTCGACCCCGAGCGGCTGGCCGACTCGTTCGCCGTCATCGACCTGATCGAGCAGTACGGACTCGACTACGCGATCGCGGTCAACCATTTCGACGGCACGTCCATACGTGACGCCAGGGCACTGCGCGAAGCGCTCGATCTGCTCGACGACACCCCCATCGTCACCTGCGACGCGCGGGACGAGCGGTCGTCGGCCGAAGCACTGATCACGCTGGTCCGCTACTTGATGGACCGCGCCCGTTAG
- a CDS encoding cytochrome P450 — protein MTSDSTFPAPPPGCPAHDSGMRVPLYGPEYAADPQAYYAYMRHYGQTAPVEIAPGVDATLVTDHATALRLLQDSGNFRKDARRWRDVAEGKIGPDSPVVPMLGYRPNAMFTDGAEHARLRQAITDSLAKVDSRRISDMTKRASDYLLAQVSARGSIDLMNDYVKPLPLLVFNELFGCPADIGDRVVFGISGVFEGVNAEKANAVLGQAVFELVALKRARPADDVTSYLMRHEARLTDEELVHQLILLLGAGAEPLRNLIGNTLHRLLLHDRYADGGLIEEAIDDTLWENPPMANYAPHYPAIDLEFGGTKMRAGDLVLVSMTAANTDPALATARQTGGRRAHLSWSAGPHACPSKELARLVTMVAIENLLNRLHDIELAVPEDSLTWRPGPFHRALAALPCRFTPQVMQRPAPPRAETTARGDNAPAGRKAERGVWGSFLSWLKG, from the coding sequence ATGACCTCCGATTCCACCTTCCCCGCACCCCCGCCCGGCTGCCCGGCCCACGACAGCGGGATGCGGGTCCCGCTGTACGGACCGGAGTACGCCGCCGACCCGCAGGCGTACTACGCCTACATGCGGCACTACGGGCAGACCGCACCGGTCGAGATCGCGCCCGGCGTCGACGCCACCCTCGTCACCGACCACGCGACGGCGCTGAGGCTCCTCCAGGACTCGGGCAACTTCCGCAAGGACGCGCGCCGTTGGCGCGACGTCGCGGAAGGCAAGATCGGCCCGGACAGCCCCGTCGTCCCCATGCTGGGGTACCGCCCCAACGCCATGTTCACCGACGGCGCCGAACACGCCCGGCTCCGCCAGGCCATCACCGACAGCCTGGCCAAGGTCGACTCCCGCCGCATCAGCGACATGACCAAGCGGGCCTCCGACTACCTCCTGGCCCAGGTCTCCGCCCGCGGCTCCATCGACCTGATGAACGACTACGTCAAGCCGCTGCCGCTGCTCGTGTTCAACGAACTGTTCGGCTGCCCGGCGGACATCGGCGACCGGGTCGTCTTCGGCATCTCCGGAGTCTTCGAGGGCGTCAACGCCGAGAAGGCCAACGCGGTCCTGGGACAGGCCGTGTTCGAACTGGTCGCCCTCAAGCGCGCCAGGCCCGCCGACGACGTCACCTCCTACCTGATGCGGCACGAGGCACGGCTGACCGACGAGGAACTCGTCCACCAGCTGATCCTGCTCCTCGGCGCGGGCGCCGAACCGCTGCGCAATCTCATCGGCAACACCCTGCACCGGCTGCTCCTGCACGACCGGTACGCCGACGGCGGCCTCATCGAGGAGGCCATCGACGACACGCTGTGGGAGAACCCGCCCATGGCGAACTACGCGCCCCATTACCCCGCCATCGACCTGGAGTTCGGCGGCACGAAGATGCGGGCCGGCGATCTCGTCCTCGTCAGCATGACGGCGGCCAACACCGACCCTGCGCTCGCGACGGCCCGTCAGACCGGCGGCCGGCGCGCGCACCTGTCCTGGAGCGCGGGCCCGCACGCCTGCCCCTCCAAGGAACTCGCCCGCCTCGTCACCATGGTGGCCATCGAGAACCTGCTCAACCGTCTGCACGACATCGAACTCGCGGTGCCCGAGGACAGCCTCACCTGGCGACCCGGCCCCTTCCACCGCGCGCTCGCCGCGCTTCCCTGCCGCTTCACCCCGCAGGTGATGCAGCGTCCGGCCCCGCCCCGCGCGGAGACGACCGCCCGCGGCGACAACGCCCCCGCGGGCCGGAAGGCCGAGCGAGGGGTGTGGGGTTCCTTCCTGTCCTGGTTGAAGGGGTGA